From a single Saimiri boliviensis isolate mSaiBol1 chromosome 15, mSaiBol1.pri, whole genome shotgun sequence genomic region:
- the RPL7 gene encoding large ribosomal subunit protein uL30 has product MRELPLFPAGTMEGVEEKKKKKVPAVPETLKKKRRNFAELKIKRLRKKFAQKMLRKARRKLIYEKAKHYHKEYRQMYRTEIRMARMARKAGNFYVPAEPKLAFVIRIRGINGVSPKVRKVLQLLRLRQIFNGTFVKLNKASVNMLRIVEPYIAWGYPNLKSVNELIYKRGYGKIKKKRIALTDNALIARSLGKYGIICMEDLIHEIYTVGKRFKEANNFLWPFKLSSPRGGMKKKTTHFVEGGDAGNREDQINRLIRRMN; this is encoded by the exons ATGCGCGAACTTCCTCTTTTTCCGGCTGGAACGATGGAGGGTGTAGA agagaagaagaagaagaaggttcCTGCTGTGCCGGAAACCCTTAAGAAAAAGCGGAGGAATTTCGCAGAGCTGAAGATCAAGCGCCTGAGAAAGAAGTTTGCCCAAAAGATG CTTcgaaaggcaaggaggaagctTATCTATGAAAAAGCGAAGCATTATCACAAGGAATATAGGCAGATGTACAGAACTGAAATTCGAATGGCGAGGATGGCAAGGAAGGCTGGCAACTTCTATGTACCTGCAGAACCCAAACTGGCGTTTGTCATCAGGATCAGAGG TATCAATGGTGTGAGCCCAAAGGTCCGAAAGGTGTTGCAGCTTCTTCGCCTTCGTCAAATCTTCAATGGAACCTTTGTGAAGCTCAACAAGGCTTCAGTTAACATGCTGAGGATTGTAGAGCCATATATTGCATGGGG GTACCCAAATCTGAAGTCAGTAAATGAACTAATCTACAAACGTGGTTATGGCAAAATCAAAAAGAAGCGAATTGCTTTGACAGATAATGCTCTAATTGCTCGATCTCTTG gaaaatatgGCATCATCTGCATGGAGGATTTGATTCATGAGATCTATACTGTTGGAAAACGcttcaaagaagcaaataacttCCTGTGGCCCTTTAAATTATCTTCTCCACGGGGcggaatgaagaaaaagaccacCCATTTTGTAGAAGGTGGAGATGCAGGCAACAGGGAGGATCAGATCAACAGGCTTATTAGAAGAATGAACTAA